Proteins encoded together in one Cetobacterium somerae ATCC BAA-474 window:
- a CDS encoding TIM barrel protein: MKNNIFVSDLIFYNDTKEETLNFIEMYDLKNLEFFLEPRDFNHTEKFNFLIKHAKLENVSFHGPYRFFNIDCSNILWEELKLNFVEALICCKKNNGEFLVLHTNEAKRKDSSKKEIEKKLDELLLLGKEIGVQILVENVGIGKNMIYSQKEFEKLVLQKNLKVLIDIGHLLANKWNLDEILETLKNNIIAYHIHSNDGEKDLHQSIFHGTFNGDEILKKILLETPNSKLVLEYSPITDKKILLDDLKRIKEIQI, from the coding sequence AATAATATATTTGTAAGTGATCTTATATTTTATAATGACACAAAAGAAGAAACACTTAACTTTATTGAAATGTATGATTTAAAAAATTTAGAATTTTTTTTAGAACCTAGAGATTTTAATCATACAGAAAAATTTAATTTTTTAATTAAACATGCAAAATTAGAAAATGTATCTTTTCATGGTCCCTATAGATTCTTTAATATTGATTGTAGCAATATCTTGTGGGAAGAACTTAAACTAAACTTTGTCGAAGCTTTAATTTGTTGTAAAAAAAATAATGGTGAATTTCTTGTTCTCCATACAAATGAAGCTAAAAGAAAAGACAGTTCTAAAAAAGAGATTGAGAAAAAGTTAGATGAATTATTACTTTTAGGAAAAGAAATCGGAGTTCAAATACTAGTTGAAAATGTTGGTATTGGAAAAAATATGATTTACTCTCAAAAAGAATTTGAAAAATTAGTTCTACAAAAAAATCTTAAAGTTTTAATTGATATTGGTCATCTATTAGCTAATAAATGGAATTTAGATGAAATTTTAGAAACTTTAAAAAATAATATTATAGCGTATCATATTCACAGTAATGATGGAGAAAAGGATCTTCATCAGTCTATTTTTCACGGTACATTTAATGGTGACGAAATTTTAAAAAAAATACTTTTAGAAACCCCAAATAGCAAATTAGTTTTGGAATATTCCCCAATAACAGATAAAAAAATACTTTTAGATGATTTAAAAAGAATAAAGGAGATACAAATTTAA